A stretch of Ipomoea triloba cultivar NCNSP0323 chromosome 13, ASM357664v1 DNA encodes these proteins:
- the LOC116002866 gene encoding 3-isopropylmalate dehydratase small subunit 3-like: MAASTAFSGSLTFNISSAQHKTSRLTHLSSAILPSNARIYPCKPLVSTSTPSQSHRIVASLRSAAAAADSTTTFHGVCYVVGDNIDTDQIIPAEYLTLVPSKPEEYQKLGSYALCGLPSTYQTRFVEPGEFKSKYSIVIGGDNFGCGSSREHAPVALGAAGVSAVVAESYARIFFRNSVSTGEIYPLESEVRICEECKTGDVVSVELGENKLINHTTGKEYKLKPIGDAGPVVEAGGIFAYARKTGMIPSRQA; encoded by the coding sequence ATGGCGGCTTCAACAGCATTCTCCGGCTCCCTCACTTTCAACATTTCCTCCGCTCAACACAAGACTTCCCGTCTCACCCATCTTTCTTCCGCCATACTCCCTTCCAATGCCCGTATCTACCCCTGCAAACCCCTTGTTTCTACTTCCACTCCCTCACAATCTCACCGAATAGTCGCCTCTCTTCGATCCGCCGCCGCAGCCGCCGACTCAACTACCACCTTCCACGGCGTCTGTTACGTCGTTGGCGACAACATCGACACTGACCAAATCATTCCCGCCGAGTACCTTACCCTAGTCCCTTCCAAGCCGGAGGAATACCAAAAGCTGGGGTCGTATGCCCTATGCGGACTCCCATCTACCTACCAGACCCGATTCGTTGAACCGGGCGAATTCAAATCTAAATACTCAATTGTTATCGGAGGCGATAATTTCGGGTGCGGGTCCTCTCGTGAGCATGCCCCCGTTGCCCTCGGCGCCGCGGGTGTGTCCGCGGTGGTGGCGGAGTCTTACGCCCGGATATTCTTCCGGAACTCGGTGTCCACCGGGGAGATTTATCCGCTGGAATCCGAGGTGAGGATATGCGAGGAGTGCAAGACTGGAGATGTGGTGAGTGTTGAGCTGGGTGAAAATAAGTTGATCAACCACACTACTGGGAAGGAATACAAGCTGAAACCAATTGGGGATGCTGGCCCGGTGGTTGAAGCCGGTGGGATTTTCGCCTACGCAAGGAAGACGGGGATGATCCCTTCCCGCCAGGCCTAG